From the genome of Spodoptera frugiperda isolate SF20-4 chromosome 7, AGI-APGP_CSIRO_Sfru_2.0, whole genome shotgun sequence:
taaattttgaccATCGCATAGTATTTGGATTCCATCctcgaaaataaatattgtttgtatgttcTGTCTGTCTCTTCCAGTCTGGGAGACAAATAGGATAATCTTCATGAAGGACGTATCTAGTATTAAGAAACATTTTGGTAAAACTTGTTCTAAACGTTCAATGGCATTATCAATTGATTCTAATAATAcatcaatattatgtaaatcaagTAGTATTACAAACCGAAcaattgactgcacagttggcgcggtggctgggcaactggcagTCGTACAACGCGTATCGGATCCGATTCCCGCACATTGTATAATCctgaaattgttgtttcgagtctgggtgtcatgtacatgtgaacttgtatatttgtgaacgcacccacgacacaggaggaaatcctagtatGAAAagcaacgtttattttttagcatttaaaaaaaacttactaacACCTATTTTCAAATGCCAATTCCAGTTCATCGTACTAGCCCTGGTGTCGGCAGCTTCGTCAGCTCGCCTCGACAATGTCATCCTGCCTCCCAACGCGAGATCCTCAAGTGGTGCCAGCGCTGGTCTCCAAACTCCTTACAGTGGAGGACAAGCATACGGTGGAAACCAGGCCGAGATCCTGAGATACGAGAATGAGATCAACGAGGATGGATACCATTATGCTTTTGAGACTAGCGATGGTACTAAATCCGAACAACAAGGTGGgtggaattttattttcttttatactagTTATTACTTGCGAATTTGCCCGTGaaagtttattaaataggtTGTTTAAGGGTCGAAGTGTTGCAAACACTTATTGGGCACTGTAACCACTTACTATCATATGAGGAGTGTGCATTTTTGCCACAGTCGTGATGTAAAAAAACCAAGTCCATCTCCATACTCCTGACTATGACGTATGCTAAATAACAAGAAGATTGATTGAGTAGATTCTGATAAAGTGTGATGAAGttacaaattattaaatatttacccTCTTTCAAGTCAAATAAAAACGCAGTGCAAATGCATtgaagtgtggaagagccatgcttcgtcattGTATGAGTGACGTTACtgtaggcccaattactcccaatcttcccaatacccgattcacCAATAAcccgtaaattcctaaccccaaaaatgCCGAAAATACCCTTGTATCGGCTCTAGTATTTcaggtgtccattggcggcggtaattgcttaccattaggtgatccgtctgctcgtttaccggcttatgcttAACATAAGAAACGACAATAACAATAAGAAAGATTACTTAAGAAGATACCTAATATACAAATACACAATCAAATCTCTTACCACTGCGAGTTACACATACATTTCAACATGCATACCTATTTAATATGATTgggtaaaacaaacaaactgtatgatgttatgttaatattatgttgtcATGTAAAATGTCAGAGTGTAAGAAAAGtaatgtatttgttattttagagCTAGTTACATGTGGTCATTAACATTTAACTCAGTCATGATATAACTCGGCTGTGATGTGTAACTGTTGCGGTTgaaatttgatttgattgcCTTAGGGCTGCGTCTGATTGCTGAGTATAGACTCTTTGGGTTTGTTTCctgatttttgtttttgcaatGTCTTCATTTAACTCGATCGTTTGTGAATACCCAGTGACTTACTGGTCATAAACCACAGAACATTTTCCAATGGTATGTTTGTCAAATTGTAATCGATATCTACATAGAGGCACGATTATGGTTTATGtgtgtattgttttatgaagtgaagttttaataagttattttcattttatactaTATCAATCTTCTTCAATCCTCTCGAATTGTGACCAGTGTATGCACTAGGCATGtccaaaataaaatggaatgcCTACGAAATaatgttaaacattttgatGTGGCTCTCTGCCAATTATTGTTAGAGTAAAAGATAtgaacattaaattttattaggtacaaGTACTTAAAGTTTGCAACACCAATGTACTTGGTTTTAGTTGGTGCatctaattctattttattggAATCGCATTTAAAGGTACTGTTTGACCTTCGCTCTGTACTTCAAACAAATACTGTGAAGAGGTTTATGTGAGTTTTGCAACTTTTCTATGTACAGTTACtgttatttacttgtttttttatgtgtCTAGTCAAGATATtccaatttgtttttttttatggtataagccggtaaacgagcagacggatcaactgatagTTAGTTaacaattgccgccgcccatggacacctaaatCACctttaaaagtgcgttgccggctttgatggctgggggttaggaaaaggttgttggggaggaaaattttgaaattgtttggttttatctttatttatttatatgtatttaggtTACTTAGGTAGTCctacaaaataatagttaataaCAAAACTCTTTTCTCATTCCAGGTCGTGTATACCCCGGTGCCCAGCCCGAAGAAGGTTCCCTGGTCGTGTCAGGATCGTACTCC
Proteins encoded in this window:
- the LOC118266524 gene encoding endocuticle structural glycoprotein SgAbd-3-like, with translation MKFFIVLALVSAASSARLDNVILPPNARSSSGASAGLQTPYSGGQAYGGNQAEILRYENEINEDGYHYAFETSDGTKSEQQGRVYPGAQPEEGSLVVSGSYSYVGDDGQTYTVTYIADENGYRAEGAHLPTPPPVPAGISRSLQLTDSTQGTYQSKKSSYDADAGY